The Brassica napus cultivar Da-Ae chromosome C7, Da-Ae, whole genome shotgun sequence genome has a segment encoding these proteins:
- the LOC106408954 gene encoding uncharacterized protein LOC106408954, with amino-acid sequence MKEITDLVDPRIMFKHQSLLQDYHELRKGTEYKMRKLEVMKQKRSALDAQVRFLRRRYKHLKQDQTLETSPDTLRLSESGGDVKVTTSGKRKKHSGPWFDLKRKDTVCNDNNARSRGNEVLTPLPDLNDNTLVVSSKVSGFDLNLVSREEEEEPEGNGEATKKVMLGNGIDCEMKLPICRDVGKEISRAVKRKVSWQDPVALRV; translated from the exons ATGAAGGAGATTACTGACTTGGTCGATCCCAGGATCATGTTCAAGCATCAATCCCTTTTGCAGGATTATCACGAGTTGAGAAAG GGAACAGAGTATAAGATGAGGAAACTGGAGGTGATGAAGCAAAAACGATCGGCCCTTGATGCACAAGTTAG GTTCTTGAGACGCAGATACAAACACTTGAAGCAAGACCAAACTCTTGAAACATCTCCCGACACGCTGAGATTGTCCGAATCTGGAGGAGATGTGAAGGTAACAACAAGTGGCAAAAGAAAGAAGCACTCTGGTCCATGGTTTGATTTGAAGCGCAAGGATACAGTTTGCAATGACAATAATGCAAGGAGCAGAGGAAACGAGGTTTTAACTCCACTTCCTGATCTTAACGACAACACTCTGGTGGTCAGCAGCAAAGTCTCGGGCTTTGACCTAAACCTGGTCTCG agagaagaagaagaggagccgGAAGGGAATGGTGAAGCAACAAAGAAAGTAATGCTTGGTAATGGAATCGATTGCGAGATGAAGTTGCCGATTTGCAGAGACGTGGGGAAAGAGATTAGTAGAGCAGTGAAGAGGAAGGTGTCATGGCAAGATCCAGTGGCTCTAAGGGTTTGA
- the LOC106408947 gene encoding serine carboxypeptidase 24 isoform X1 has protein sequence MARTHLIFLLFLALLSKSSASSPSSLPSREQEKDRIKALPGQPKVTFSQYSGYVNVNESHGRSLFYWLTESTSPHTKPLLLWLNGGPGCSSIAYGASEEIGPFRINKTGSSLFLNKFSWNKDANLLFLESPAGVGFSYTNTSYDLKSYGDEQTAQDNLIFLIKWLSRFPQYKYRDLYIAGESYAGHYVPQLAKKIHDYNKAFSKPIINLKGFMVGNAVTDNEYDSIGTVAYWWTHAIISDKTYKSILKNCNFTADKVSDDCDTAVNYAMNHEFGDIDQYSIYTPTCVASKQKKTGFLRMKNTLLRRRFVSGYDPCTESYAEKYYNRKDVQRAMHANVTGIRYKWTACSDVLIKNWKDSDKTMLPVYKELAAAGLRIWVFSGDTDSVVPVTATRFSLNHLNLPVKTRWYPWYSGNQVGGWTEVYKGLTFATVRGAGHEVPLFEPKRALILFKSFLAGKELPKSY, from the exons ATGGCAAGAACCCatctcatttttcttctttttctagcTCTTTTATCAAAATCATCggcatcatcaccatcatcattgCCTTCAAGAGAGCAAGAGAAGGACAGAATCAAAGCACTTCCAGGGCAACCAAAAGTGACATTCTCACAATACTCAGGCTATGTCAATGTGAATGAATCTCATGGTCGTTCTCTCTTTTATTGGCTCACTGAGTCAACTTCTCCTCACACCAAACCCCTTCTTCTTTGGCTCAATGGAG GACCAGGCTGCTCGTCGATTGCTTATGGAGCTTCAGAGGAAATTGGACCGTTCCGTATCAACAAAACCGGTTCCAGTCTCTTTCTCAACAAGTTCTCATGGAACAAAG ATGCAAACCTCCTGTTTTTGGAATCACCAGCCGGTGTAGGATTTTCTTACACGAACACAAGTTACGATCTTAAAAGCTATGGAGACGAACAAACAG CACAAGACAATTTGATATTTCTTATCAAATGGTTATCAAGATTTCCACAATACAAATATAGAGACTTATACATCGCTGGTGAAAGTTATGCTG GTCACTATGTACCTCAGCTTGCCAAAAAGATACATGACTACAACAAAGCTTTCTCAAAACCCATCATCAATCTCAAAGGATTCATG GTGGGGAACGCAGTGACGGACAATGAGTACGACAGCATAGGAACCGTAGCTTACTGGTGGACCCACGCAATTATTTCCGACAAAACCTACAAGTCAATTCTCAAAAACTGCAACTTCACGGCCGATAAAGTTTCCGACGACTGCGACACGGCTGTTAATTACGCCATGAACCACGAGTTCGGTGACATTGATCAATACAGCATTTACACTCCAACGTGCGTGGCCTCAAAACAGAAGAAAACTGGTTTCTTACGTATGAAAAACACACTCTTGCGCAGACGGTTTGTGTCTGGATACGATCCTTGCACGGAGAGCTACGCAGAGAAGTATTACAACCGTAAAGATGTTCAGAGAGCTATGCATGCTAACGTCACAGGGATTCGCTATAAATGGACAGCTTGCAG TGATGTTCTGATCAAGAACTGGAAAGACTCCGACAAGACGATGTTACCTGTTTACAAGGAACTTGCAGCAGCTGGTTTGAGGATATGGGTTTTCAG TGGTGATACAGATTCGGTGGTTCCAGTGACGGCGACACGGTTTTCCCTAAACCATCTCAATCTCCCGGTGAAGACTCGTTGGTACCCTTGGTACTCGGGTAACCAG GTGGGAGGATGGACGGAGGTTTACAAGGGACTGACCTTTGCAACAGTAAGAGGGGCGGGGCACGAGGTGCCTTTATTCGAACCAAAGCGTGCTCTCATTCTTTTCAAATCGTTCTTGGCCGGAAAAGAGCTTCCAAAATCTTATTAG
- the LOC106408947 gene encoding serine carboxypeptidase 24 isoform X2 has protein sequence MARTHLIFLLFLALLSKSSASSPSSLPSREQEKDRIKALPGQPKVTFSQYSGYVNVNESHGRSLFYWLTESTSPHTKPLLLWLNGGPGCSSIAYGASEEIGPFRINKTGSSLFLNKFSWNKDANLLFLESPAGVGFSYTNTSYDLKSYGDEQTGHYVPQLAKKIHDYNKAFSKPIINLKGFMVGNAVTDNEYDSIGTVAYWWTHAIISDKTYKSILKNCNFTADKVSDDCDTAVNYAMNHEFGDIDQYSIYTPTCVASKQKKTGFLRMKNTLLRRRFVSGYDPCTESYAEKYYNRKDVQRAMHANVTGIRYKWTACSDVLIKNWKDSDKTMLPVYKELAAAGLRIWVFSGDTDSVVPVTATRFSLNHLNLPVKTRWYPWYSGNQVGGWTEVYKGLTFATVRGAGHEVPLFEPKRALILFKSFLAGKELPKSY, from the exons ATGGCAAGAACCCatctcatttttcttctttttctagcTCTTTTATCAAAATCATCggcatcatcaccatcatcattgCCTTCAAGAGAGCAAGAGAAGGACAGAATCAAAGCACTTCCAGGGCAACCAAAAGTGACATTCTCACAATACTCAGGCTATGTCAATGTGAATGAATCTCATGGTCGTTCTCTCTTTTATTGGCTCACTGAGTCAACTTCTCCTCACACCAAACCCCTTCTTCTTTGGCTCAATGGAG GACCAGGCTGCTCGTCGATTGCTTATGGAGCTTCAGAGGAAATTGGACCGTTCCGTATCAACAAAACCGGTTCCAGTCTCTTTCTCAACAAGTTCTCATGGAACAAAG ATGCAAACCTCCTGTTTTTGGAATCACCAGCCGGTGTAGGATTTTCTTACACGAACACAAGTTACGATCTTAAAAGCTATGGAGACGAACAAACAG GTCACTATGTACCTCAGCTTGCCAAAAAGATACATGACTACAACAAAGCTTTCTCAAAACCCATCATCAATCTCAAAGGATTCATG GTGGGGAACGCAGTGACGGACAATGAGTACGACAGCATAGGAACCGTAGCTTACTGGTGGACCCACGCAATTATTTCCGACAAAACCTACAAGTCAATTCTCAAAAACTGCAACTTCACGGCCGATAAAGTTTCCGACGACTGCGACACGGCTGTTAATTACGCCATGAACCACGAGTTCGGTGACATTGATCAATACAGCATTTACACTCCAACGTGCGTGGCCTCAAAACAGAAGAAAACTGGTTTCTTACGTATGAAAAACACACTCTTGCGCAGACGGTTTGTGTCTGGATACGATCCTTGCACGGAGAGCTACGCAGAGAAGTATTACAACCGTAAAGATGTTCAGAGAGCTATGCATGCTAACGTCACAGGGATTCGCTATAAATGGACAGCTTGCAG TGATGTTCTGATCAAGAACTGGAAAGACTCCGACAAGACGATGTTACCTGTTTACAAGGAACTTGCAGCAGCTGGTTTGAGGATATGGGTTTTCAG TGGTGATACAGATTCGGTGGTTCCAGTGACGGCGACACGGTTTTCCCTAAACCATCTCAATCTCCCGGTGAAGACTCGTTGGTACCCTTGGTACTCGGGTAACCAG GTGGGAGGATGGACGGAGGTTTACAAGGGACTGACCTTTGCAACAGTAAGAGGGGCGGGGCACGAGGTGCCTTTATTCGAACCAAAGCGTGCTCTCATTCTTTTCAAATCGTTCTTGGCCGGAAAAGAGCTTCCAAAATCTTATTAG